One Oryza glaberrima chromosome 11, OglaRS2, whole genome shotgun sequence genomic region harbors:
- the LOC127753743 gene encoding alcohol dehydrogenase 2-like, whose product MATAGKVIKCKAAVAWEAGKPLSIEEVEVAPPQAMEVRLKILYTALCHTDVYFWEAKGQTPVFPRIFGHEAGGIVESVGEGVTELSPGDHVLPVFTGECGDCRHCLSEESNLCDLLRINTDRGAMIGDGQTRFTARGQPVYHFLGTSTFSEYTVVHVGCIAKIHPAAPLDKVCVLSCGISTGFGATVNVAKPPKGCTVAIFGLGAVGLAAMEGARISGASRIIGVDLNPAKFELAKKFGCTDFVNPKDYDKPVQQVIIEMTNGGVDRSVECTGNAAAMISAFECVHDGWGVAVLVGVAGKDAAFKTHPTNFLNERTLRGTFFGNYKPRTDLPGVVEMYMNKELELEKFITHSVPFSEINTAFDLMLSGESLRCIIRMED is encoded by the exons ATGGCAACTGCTGGGAAAGTGATCAAGTGCAAAG cggcggtggcatggGAGGCCGGGAAGCCGCTGTCGAtcgaggaggtggaggttgCGCCGCCGCAAGCCATGGAGGTTCGCCTCAAGATCCTCTACACGGCGCTCTGCCACACCGACGTCTACTTCTGGGAGGCCAAG GGGCAAACTCCGGTGTTCCCTCGGATCTTCGGCCACGAAGCTGGAGG GATTGTGGAGAGTGTGGGCGAGGGGGTGACTGAGCTTTCCCCCGGCGACCACGTGCTGCCGGTGTTCACCGGTGAGTGCGGCGACTGCCGGCACTGCTTGTCGGAGGAGAGCAACCTGTGCGACCTCCTCCGCATAAACACTGACCGCGGTGCCATGATCGGCGACGGCCAGACAAGGTTCACCGCAAGAGGGCAGCCAGTGTACCACTTCCTCGGCACCTCGACGTTCAGCGAGTACACCGTCGTCCATGTCGGCTGCATCGCTAAGATccacccggcggcgccgctcgacAAGGTCTGCGTCCTCAGCTGTGGCATCTCCACCG GATTTGGCGCGACCGTGAATGTCGCCAAGCCACCGAAGGGGTGCACCGTAGCCATATTCGGCCTGGGTGCAGTTGGTCTTGCT GCCATGGAAGGTGCAAGGATCTCTGGTGCTTCGCGGATTATTGGCGTCGACTTGAACCCGGCCAAATTCGAACTAG CTAAGAAGTTTGGGTGCACAGACTTTGTGAACCCAAAGGATTACGACAAGCCCGTTCAGCAG gTGATCATCGAGATGACCAATGGCGGCGTGGACCGCAGCGTGGAGTGCAccggcaacgccgccgccatgatCTCCGCCTTCGAGTGCGTCCACGAC gGGTGGGGAGTCGCCGTGCTGGTGGGCGTCGCCGGCAAGGACGCGGCGTTCAAGACGCACCCGACCAACTTCCTCAACGAGAGGACGCTCAGGGGCACGTTCTTCGGCAACTACAAGCCTCGCACCGACCTGCCCGGCGTCGTCGAGATGTACATGAACAAG gagctggagctggagaagTTCATCACGCACAGCGTGCCCTTCTCCGAGATCAACACGGCGTTCGACCTGATGCTCAGTGGGGAGAGCCTCCGCTGCATCATCAGGATGGAGGACTAG